One genomic segment of Eikenella corrodens includes these proteins:
- a CDS encoding amino acid ABC transporter permease: MVLEWLFAGQNAARLAQGLWLTAKISLISVALSCVLGTLFGLLMRVRHPLVRFVCALYLEMVRIVPILVWLFVLYFGLSAWTDIHLSGVWVCIWVFVVWGTGEMGDLVRGALESIEKHQVESAKALGLNRRQVFWYIELPQSVQRALPGAINLFTRMVKTSSLAALIGVVEVVKVGQQIIENSLLTMPNASFWVYGLIFILYFLCCWPLSLLAGYLEKKWES; this comes from the coding sequence ATGGTGCTTGAATGGCTGTTTGCCGGCCAGAATGCGGCGCGTTTGGCACAGGGCTTGTGGCTCACGGCGAAGATTTCGTTGATTTCGGTGGCGCTTTCCTGCGTGTTGGGCACGCTGTTCGGGCTGCTGATGCGGGTGCGCCATCCGCTGGTGCGCTTTGTGTGCGCGCTATATTTGGAAATGGTGCGGATTGTGCCGATTCTGGTGTGGCTGTTTGTGCTGTATTTCGGGCTTTCGGCTTGGACCGACATCCATTTGAGCGGCGTGTGGGTGTGCATTTGGGTGTTTGTGGTTTGGGGCACCGGTGAGATGGGCGATTTGGTGCGCGGTGCGCTGGAATCGATTGAAAAGCATCAGGTGGAATCGGCCAAGGCGCTGGGGCTGAACCGGCGGCAGGTGTTTTGGTATATCGAGCTGCCGCAGAGTGTACAGCGGGCGCTGCCGGGGGCGATTAACTTATTCACGCGTATGGTGAAAACCAGCTCGCTGGCCGCCTTGATCGGCGTGGTGGAAGTGGTGAAGGTGGGGCAGCAGATTATCGAGAATTCGCTGCTCACCATGCCGAACGCTTCGTTTTGGGTGTACGGCCTGATTTTCATACTTTATTTCTTGTGCTGCTGGCCGCTGTCGCTGCTGGCGGGCTATTTGGAAAAGAAATGGGAGAGCTGA
- a CDS encoding amino acid ABC transporter ATP-binding protein, translated as MALLNVRHLRKGYGDTVVLQDLDLSLEKGEVVVILGPSGSGKSSLLRCINGLEPHQGGSIEMEGVGEFGKDVPWETARQKVGMVFQSYELFAHMNVIDNILLGPLKAQGRRREEVEAQADKLLARVGLLNRKTAFPRELSGGQKQRIAIVRALCMNPEVILLDEITAALDPEMVREVLDVVLELAREGMSMLIVTHEMEFAAKVADRIIFMDQGHIIEESTPDKFFTKPESGRAQQFLSGMDYSI; from the coding sequence ATGGCTTTGCTAAACGTGCGCCACCTGCGCAAGGGCTACGGCGATACCGTGGTGCTGCAGGATTTGGATTTGAGCCTGGAGAAGGGCGAAGTGGTGGTGATTTTGGGCCCGTCTGGCAGCGGCAAAAGCTCCCTGCTGCGCTGCATCAACGGTTTGGAGCCGCACCAGGGCGGCAGCATTGAAATGGAAGGCGTGGGCGAATTTGGCAAAGACGTGCCGTGGGAAACTGCCCGCCAGAAAGTGGGCATGGTGTTTCAGAGCTATGAATTGTTTGCCCACATGAATGTGATCGACAACATCCTGCTCGGCCCGCTGAAGGCACAGGGCCGCCGCCGCGAAGAAGTGGAGGCACAGGCCGATAAGCTGCTGGCCCGCGTGGGCTTGCTCAACCGCAAAACTGCCTTCCCGCGCGAGCTTTCCGGCGGGCAGAAGCAGCGCATCGCCATCGTGCGCGCGCTGTGCATGAACCCGGAAGTGATCCTGCTGGATGAAATCACCGCCGCGCTCGACCCGGAAATGGTGCGCGAGGTGCTGGATGTGGTGCTGGAGCTGGCGCGCGAGGGCATGAGCATGCTCATCGTTACCCACGAAATGGAATTTGCCGCTAAGGTGGCCGACCGGATTATCTTTATGGATCAAGGGCACATCATCGAAGAGAGCACGCCCGATAAATTCTTCACCAAACCCGAAAGCGGCCGCGCCCAGCAGTTTCTCAGCGGCATGGACTATTCGATTTAA
- a CDS encoding cysteine ABC transporter substrate-binding protein, producing the protein MQLHQSFKTLLATVVLGFGLAACGGGGSQGSSDQPASGSSAANASAASGAASDDALAKIKERGVIRIGVFGDKPPFGYVDANGKSQGFDVEIAKYLANDLLGSPDKVEFVLTEAANRVEYVRSGKVDLILANFTQTPERAEVVDFASPYMNVALGVVSPKGAPITDLSQLEGKTLLVNKGTTADAYFTKNHPNINLLKFDQNTETFDALKDGRGVALAHDNALLWAWAKENPNFEVVIGNIGPAEHIAPAVRKGDQSLLNWVNQEIAAIKQDGRLHAAYEKTLRPVYGDKEAEILTK; encoded by the coding sequence ATGCAATTACACCAATCTTTCAAAACCTTATTGGCCACCGTTGTGCTCGGCTTCGGCCTGGCCGCCTGCGGTGGCGGCGGCTCGCAGGGCAGCAGCGACCAACCTGCTTCCGGCAGCAGCGCAGCCAACGCCTCCGCCGCTTCCGGCGCCGCCAGCGATGACGCACTGGCCAAAATCAAAGAGCGCGGCGTAATCCGCATCGGCGTGTTCGGTGACAAGCCCCCCTTCGGCTATGTGGACGCCAACGGCAAAAGCCAAGGCTTTGACGTGGAAATCGCCAAATATCTGGCCAACGACCTACTCGGCAGCCCCGACAAAGTGGAATTCGTGCTTACCGAAGCCGCCAACCGCGTGGAATACGTGCGTTCAGGCAAAGTGGATTTAATCCTCGCCAACTTCACCCAAACGCCCGAACGCGCCGAAGTGGTGGATTTCGCCAGCCCCTATATGAACGTGGCTTTGGGTGTGGTTTCCCCCAAAGGCGCGCCGATTACCGACCTTTCCCAGCTGGAAGGCAAAACCCTGCTGGTGAACAAAGGCACCACCGCCGATGCCTACTTCACCAAAAACCATCCCAACATCAACCTGTTGAAATTCGACCAAAACACCGAAACCTTCGATGCGCTGAAAGACGGCCGCGGCGTGGCATTGGCGCACGACAACGCGCTGCTGTGGGCATGGGCCAAAGAAAACCCCAACTTTGAAGTGGTCATCGGCAACATCGGCCCGGCCGAGCACATCGCCCCCGCCGTGCGCAAAGGCGACCAATCTCTGCTCAACTGGGTGAACCAAGAAATCGCCGCCATCAAACAAGACGGCCGCCTGCACGCCGCCTACGAAAAAACCCTGCGCCCGGTATATGGCGACAAAGAAGCGGAAATCCTGACCAAATAA
- a CDS encoding 50S ribosomal protein L25/general stress protein Ctc produces the protein MSFKIEAQVREEQGTGASRRLRREGRVPAVVYGAGSDATAVSVDHKTVFFALQKEEFHTAIIKLALNGKEHDVIVRDFQMHPVRREVRHIDFQIVEAGKPIKIRLPLHVVNAEKSQAVKLQNSRVALLSTSVEVLLDPKHIPSELVLDCEKVVAGDVLHLSDIQYPEGVESTSLRRGANLAVATVTAAGK, from the coding sequence ATGTCTTTCAAAATTGAAGCCCAAGTGCGCGAAGAGCAAGGTACTGGTGCGAGCCGCCGCCTGCGCCGCGAAGGCCGTGTGCCTGCCGTAGTTTACGGCGCCGGCTCTGACGCCACTGCTGTTTCCGTTGACCACAAAACCGTATTCTTCGCCCTGCAGAAAGAAGAGTTCCACACCGCCATCATCAAACTGGCGCTGAACGGCAAAGAGCACGACGTGATTGTGCGCGACTTCCAGATGCACCCTGTTCGCCGCGAAGTGCGCCATATCGACTTCCAAATCGTAGAAGCCGGCAAACCGATCAAAATCCGCCTGCCGCTGCACGTGGTTAATGCCGAGAAATCTCAGGCTGTTAAGCTGCAAAACAGCCGCGTGGCTCTGCTGAGCACCAGCGTGGAAGTGCTGCTGGATCCGAAACACATCCCGTCTGAACTGGTTTTGGATTGCGAAAAAGTTGTGGCCGGCGACGTATTGCACCTGTCCGACATCCAATATCCGGAAGGCGTGGAAAGCACCTCCCTGCGCCGTGGCGCCAACTTGGCCGTAGCCACTGTAACCGCCGCAGGCAAATAA
- a CDS encoding ribose-phosphate pyrophosphokinase — protein sequence MAYESLMVFAGNASVGLAENVVKHLGISLGRASVGKFSDGEIAVELLENVRGRDVFILQSTCAPTNDNLMELLTVADALKRASAGRITAAIPYFGYARQDRRPRSVRVPISAKLVANMLATAGIDRVLTVDLHADQIQGFFDIPVDNIYATPILVHDILQQRIENLTVVSPDIGGVVRARAVAKVLNTDLAIIDKRRPKANVAEVMNIIGDVQGRTCLIVDDMIDTANTLCKAASALKERGAERVLAYATHPVFSGEAVNRIASSDIDQVVITDTIALSDAARNCDRIRQVTIAGLLAETMRRISNEESVSYLFNEDVASPGALFLP from the coding sequence ATGGCATATGAAAGTTTAATGGTATTCGCCGGCAACGCCAGTGTCGGCTTGGCTGAGAACGTGGTCAAACACCTTGGCATTTCCTTGGGGCGCGCCTCCGTAGGCAAATTTTCCGACGGCGAAATCGCCGTGGAGCTCTTGGAAAACGTGCGCGGCCGCGACGTGTTTATTTTGCAGTCCACCTGCGCCCCCACCAATGATAACCTGATGGAATTGCTTACTGTGGCCGACGCGCTTAAACGCGCTTCCGCCGGCCGCATTACCGCAGCTATCCCCTATTTCGGCTATGCCCGCCAAGACCGCCGCCCGCGTTCCGTGCGCGTGCCGATTTCCGCCAAGCTGGTGGCCAATATGCTCGCCACCGCCGGCATTGACCGCGTGCTGACCGTGGATTTGCATGCCGACCAAATCCAAGGCTTTTTCGATATTCCGGTGGACAACATCTATGCCACCCCGATTTTGGTGCACGATATCCTTCAACAGCGCATCGAAAACCTCACTGTAGTCAGCCCCGACATCGGCGGTGTGGTGCGTGCTCGTGCCGTGGCCAAGGTGCTGAACACCGACTTGGCGATTATCGACAAACGCCGCCCCAAAGCCAACGTGGCCGAAGTGATGAACATCATCGGCGATGTCCAAGGCCGTACTTGTCTGATTGTGGACGACATGATTGACACCGCCAACACCCTGTGCAAAGCCGCTTCTGCTCTGAAAGAGCGCGGTGCGGAACGCGTATTGGCCTATGCCACCCACCCCGTGTTCTCCGGCGAAGCCGTGAACCGCATTGCATCGTCTGATATCGACCAAGTGGTGATCACCGACACCATCGCCCTGTCTGATGCCGCCCGCAACTGCGACCGTATCCGCCAAGTTACGATTGCCGGTTTACTGGCTGAAACCATGCGCCGCATCAGCAACGAAGAATCTGTCTCATACCTCTTCAACGAGGATGTGGCATCCCCGGGAGCATTGTTCCTCCCGTAA